The proteins below are encoded in one region of Pelagibacterium flavum:
- the metF gene encoding methylenetetrahydrofolate reductase [NAD(P)H]: protein MVSATDESRLSRQPESGRPDIAVSFEFFPPKTDAMEERFWASLSRLAPLGPRFVSVTYGAGGSTRERTLRMVSRITNETGVPAAAHLTCVGATRDQVDDVVRGYAAAGVKRIVALRGDPPEGVGHAFTPHPHGYNSAADLVAGIRKLGDFDISVAAYPEKHPQSADWDADIDNLKRKLDAGADRAITQMFFENGDYWRFVERAHKAGITAPIVPGVQPIHSFRQIAGFAGRCGASIPQWLADRFEGLDDDPETHALVAAAVAAEQVTELLDSGITEFHFYTLNRSNLVLALARLLGIRP from the coding sequence GTGGTGTCTGCGACAGACGAGAGCCGGCTGAGCCGTCAGCCCGAGAGTGGGCGTCCCGACATTGCGGTGAGCTTTGAGTTCTTCCCGCCCAAGACCGACGCCATGGAGGAGAGATTCTGGGCGAGCCTTTCGCGGTTGGCGCCGCTTGGGCCGCGGTTTGTTTCCGTGACTTATGGCGCGGGTGGCTCGACGCGCGAGCGCACGCTGCGCATGGTTTCGCGGATCACCAATGAGACCGGCGTTCCGGCGGCGGCGCATCTGACCTGTGTCGGGGCGACCCGCGATCAGGTCGATGACGTGGTGCGTGGTTACGCTGCGGCGGGCGTCAAGCGTATCGTCGCTTTGCGCGGTGACCCTCCCGAAGGGGTCGGGCATGCCTTTACCCCGCATCCTCATGGATATAACAGCGCCGCCGATCTGGTGGCGGGCATCCGCAAGCTGGGTGATTTCGATATTTCGGTGGCGGCCTATCCTGAAAAGCATCCGCAAAGCGCGGACTGGGATGCCGATATCGACAATCTCAAGCGCAAACTCGATGCCGGTGCGGATCGCGCGATCACCCAGATGTTCTTTGAGAACGGCGATTACTGGCGGTTCGTGGAACGGGCGCACAAGGCGGGGATCACCGCGCCGATCGTGCCCGGTGTGCAGCCGATCCACAGCTTCCGGCAGATCGCGGGTTTTGCCGGCCGGTGTGGGGCGTCGATCCCGCAATGGCTGGCGGACCGTTTCGAGGGATTGGACGACGATCCGGAGACCCACGCGCTTGTCGCGGCGGCCGTCGCCGCCGAGCAGGTGACTGAACTGCTCGATTCTGGGATCACCGAGTTCCATTTCTATACGCTCAACCGCTCCAATCTGGTGCTGGCGCTGGCGCGATTGCTGGGTATTCGTCCCTAG
- a CDS encoding DUF2336 domain-containing protein, whose amino-acid sequence MTEASESVRAFANFRVLNGEADAGERDHLIRNLAQLFSYVSDRCDDEQVAQYDEVLCQLADIVEVEARAHVAKMLAPLERAPGSVVLKLANDEIEVAGPLLEFSQVLSDDDLIDIVEHRSEEHRLAIASRKGLAGRVGESIAMFGAEPSVMRLLGNARAEITIRTVDKIAQRALETEAFAQLLRGRKDIDWAEVRAEISSMGNAALEQIGIFSRTDNPKTASRVQAVVYNRMKNQAGFSSQEWKLAWNQVKALADRRRFDLKALHRFTRFGYGHHTAAGLTMLLEVRPEIVVKWLAMQDYVAFTVAARAIGLDADLFESVVSVLPWRDMPSRDDIVNVRKRYEALSEDEASGIFGLWRSHSFRRRQEEAVA is encoded by the coding sequence ATGACCGAAGCAAGTGAAAGCGTGCGGGCATTCGCAAATTTCAGGGTTCTGAACGGCGAGGCCGACGCCGGTGAGCGCGACCATCTGATCCGCAATCTGGCGCAATTGTTCTCTTATGTGTCGGATCGTTGCGACGACGAGCAGGTTGCACAGTATGACGAAGTGCTTTGCCAACTGGCCGATATCGTGGAAGTCGAGGCCCGAGCGCACGTGGCCAAAATGCTGGCGCCGCTCGAGCGCGCACCCGGCTCGGTGGTTCTCAAACTGGCCAATGACGAGATCGAGGTGGCAGGGCCGCTGCTCGAATTCTCCCAGGTGCTATCCGATGACGATCTTATCGATATCGTCGAACACCGTTCCGAGGAACACCGCCTGGCCATTGCAAGCCGCAAGGGGCTGGCGGGCCGCGTAGGTGAATCGATCGCGATGTTCGGGGCTGAGCCTTCGGTCATGCGGCTGCTGGGTAACGCGCGGGCCGAAATCACAATCCGCACCGTTGACAAGATTGCTCAACGGGCGCTCGAAACCGAAGCTTTCGCGCAACTGCTTCGTGGACGCAAGGACATCGACTGGGCCGAGGTGCGAGCCGAAATTTCCAGCATGGGGAATGCGGCCCTCGAGCAGATCGGCATCTTTTCCCGTACGGATAACCCCAAGACCGCGTCGCGGGTGCAAGCGGTTGTGTACAATCGCATGAAAAACCAGGCGGGCTTTTCTTCCCAGGAATGGAAGCTGGCCTGGAACCAGGTCAAAGCCCTTGCCGATCGGCGTCGCTTCGATCTCAAGGCACTGCACCGGTTTACCCGGTTCGGGTATGGCCATCACACGGCGGCGGGCCTAACCATGCTGCTGGAAGTGCGACCTGAGATCGTCGTCAAATGGCTGGCGATGCAGGATTATGTGGCCTTTACGGTGGCGGCGCGTGCCATCGGTCTCGATGCCGATCTGTTCGAGTCGGTCGTTTCGGTCCTGCCGTGGCGCGATATGCCGAGCCGCGATGATATCGTTAATGTGCGCAAGCGTTACGAGGCGCTGAGCGAGGACGAAGCGTCAGGCATTTTCGGGCTGTGGCGGTCCCATTCCTTCCGCCGACGTCAGGAAGAAGCCGTGGCCTGA
- the ftsL gene encoding cell division protein FtsL, with amino-acid sequence MSRFLQRLNIVLAIIAVLAVVAVYSQKHMAELTAEEIGRIETAIAQQQADLSVLKADWAYLNQPTHIQPIVDRHNDVLNLQVAEAEQFGSFADLPMRPQQRLDTESLDALFETIEAGEDPIGSLLEGLL; translated from the coding sequence ATGAGCCGGTTTTTGCAACGCCTCAATATCGTGCTGGCCATCATTGCGGTTCTCGCCGTTGTTGCCGTCTATTCGCAAAAGCACATGGCCGAACTGACGGCCGAAGAGATCGGGCGTATCGAAACGGCCATCGCGCAACAGCAGGCCGATCTTTCCGTTCTCAAGGCGGACTGGGCCTATCTCAACCAGCCCACGCATATTCAACCCATCGTCGATCGTCACAATGACGTTCTAAACCTTCAGGTCGCGGAGGCCGAGCAGTTCGGCAGTTTTGCCGATTTGCCCATGCGGCCGCAACAGCGGCTCGATACCGAATCCCTTGATGCCCTGTTTGAAACCATTGAAGCTGGAGAAGATCCGATCGGCTCCCTGCTGGAGGGGCTGCTATGA
- a CDS encoding ArsR/SmtB family transcription factor — MRQPQDIVLLLKAAGEITRLRLLALLVQGELSVKDFTEILGQSQPRISRHLKLLADAGLVTRHAEGAWAYYRLNRDRTSGALAEWLMDHLDTDASELRRDLEKLSGLRAAQQERAATFFATIAQSWDKLRSLHVAESALETAIVAAAGQGPVEMFLDLGTGTGRMLELLAGKYTQGIGLDSSREMLSVARAKLDAEGIENAQVRLGNITELGDYHGSSDLVMLHQVLHYFDDPSIAIAHAASCLKPEGRMLVVDFAPHDLEFLRSEQAHRRLGMSHEQMALWADAAGLSVASCKSFPPSREDGLTVCLWALETIKPNHTKGV, encoded by the coding sequence ATGCGGCAACCGCAGGACATCGTCTTGCTCTTGAAGGCGGCGGGTGAAATCACCCGCCTGCGCCTGCTTGCGCTTCTCGTTCAGGGCGAGCTGTCCGTGAAGGATTTTACCGAGATTCTGGGCCAGAGTCAGCCGCGGATTTCCCGGCATCTCAAGCTGCTGGCCGACGCCGGACTTGTAACCCGGCATGCCGAAGGGGCGTGGGCCTATTACCGGCTCAATCGCGACCGGACCAGTGGCGCTTTGGCCGAATGGCTGATGGACCATCTGGATACCGACGCTTCCGAGCTGCGGCGCGACCTTGAAAAGCTGTCGGGGTTGCGGGCAGCACAGCAGGAACGCGCTGCCACCTTTTTTGCCACCATCGCGCAGAGCTGGGACAAGTTGCGCAGCCTGCACGTTGCCGAATCCGCGTTGGAGACGGCGATCGTTGCAGCCGCGGGGCAGGGGCCGGTCGAGATGTTTCTCGATCTGGGGACCGGAACCGGGCGGATGCTCGAGCTCCTCGCGGGGAAATACACCCAGGGCATCGGGCTGGATTCGAGCAGGGAAATGCTTTCGGTGGCGCGGGCCAAGCTCGATGCCGAAGGCATAGAGAACGCGCAGGTGCGGCTGGGCAACATAACCGAGCTGGGCGACTATCATGGGTCGTCCGATCTGGTGATGCTGCACCAGGTGCTGCACTATTTCGACGACCCTTCGATTGCGATCGCCCACGCAGCGTCCTGCCTCAAGCCCGAGGGGCGGATGCTTGTGGTCGATTTTGCACCCCATGATCTCGAGTTCCTGCGCAGCGAGCAGGCGCATCGCCGGCTGGGCATGTCGCACGAGCAGATGGCCCTTTGGGCCGATGCGGCTGGGCTCAGTGTTGCCTCGTGCAAGAGCTTTCCCCCCTCGCGTGAGGATGGGCTGACGGTGTGCCTTTGGGCGCTCGAAACCATAAAACCAAACCATACAAAAGGAGTCTGA
- the ettA gene encoding energy-dependent translational throttle protein EttA: protein MARQFIYHMHGMSKAYSGGKKVIDNMNLSFYPDAKIGILGPNGAGKSTLLKIMAGIDTEFTGEAWAADGATVGYLPQEPQLDEQLDVKGNVMIGVKEKQAILDRYNELMMDYSDETADEAAKLQDQIDAEDLWDLDSKVEMAMDALRCPPGGENVTNLSGGEKRRVALCQLLLSQPDLLLLDEPTNHLDAETTAWLEKHLREYPGAVLIITHDRYFLDNVTGWILELDRGRGIPYEGNYTAYLTAKAKRMQQEKSEDQARSKVLEREKEWLGQSPQARQTKSKARIRAYDELVKINEARTQSNTAQIIIPPGERLGQNVIDIDGVKKGFGDRLLIDGLSFKLPPGGIVGVIGPNGAGKTTLFKMLTGQEQPDEGTITVGETVHMGYVDQSRDSLDPKKSVWEEISGGNDIIKLGKREVNSRAYTSSFNFKGGDQQQPVGTLSGGQRNRVHLAKMLKSGANVLLLDEPTNDLDTETLAALEEALEEFAGCAVIISHDRMFLDRLATHILAFEGDSHVEWFEGNFQDYEADKVRRLGPDSVNPKRVSYKPLTR, encoded by the coding sequence ATGGCGCGTCAATTCATCTATCATATGCACGGCATGTCCAAGGCCTATTCCGGCGGGAAGAAGGTCATCGACAACATGAACCTCTCGTTCTATCCCGATGCCAAGATCGGCATCCTGGGGCCGAACGGCGCGGGTAAATCCACGCTTCTGAAAATCATGGCCGGAATTGACACCGAATTTACCGGCGAAGCCTGGGCCGCCGATGGTGCGACTGTCGGATATCTGCCCCAGGAGCCCCAGCTCGACGAGCAGCTCGACGTCAAGGGCAATGTGATGATCGGGGTGAAGGAAAAGCAGGCCATCCTCGATCGCTATAACGAGCTGATGATGGATTATTCCGACGAAACGGCCGATGAAGCCGCAAAGCTTCAGGACCAGATCGACGCGGAAGACCTCTGGGACCTCGACTCCAAGGTCGAGATGGCCATGGACGCGTTGCGCTGCCCGCCGGGCGGGGAAAACGTCACCAATCTTTCGGGCGGTGAAAAGCGGCGCGTGGCGCTGTGCCAGCTGCTGCTGAGCCAGCCCGACCTGCTGCTGCTCGACGAACCGACCAACCATCTGGACGCCGAAACAACGGCGTGGCTGGAAAAGCATCTGCGCGAATATCCCGGCGCGGTGCTGATCATCACCCACGACCGCTACTTCCTCGACAATGTAACGGGCTGGATTCTGGAGCTCGACCGCGGGCGCGGCATTCCCTATGAGGGCAACTATACGGCCTATCTGACGGCCAAGGCCAAGCGCATGCAACAGGAAAAGAGCGAGGATCAGGCCCGCTCGAAGGTGCTGGAGCGCGAAAAGGAATGGCTGGGCCAGTCGCCCCAGGCGCGCCAGACAAAGTCCAAGGCACGTATCCGGGCCTATGACGAACTGGTCAAGATCAACGAGGCGCGGACCCAGTCCAACACCGCCCAGATCATCATTCCGCCCGGCGAGCGGCTGGGCCAGAACGTCATCGACATCGACGGCGTCAAGAAGGGCTTTGGCGACCGGCTGCTGATCGACGGGCTGAGCTTCAAGCTGCCGCCGGGCGGCATTGTTGGCGTGATCGGGCCGAACGGGGCGGGCAAGACCACGCTGTTCAAGATGCTGACCGGGCAGGAGCAGCCCGACGAGGGTACGATTACGGTCGGCGAAACCGTCCATATGGGCTATGTGGATCAGAGCCGCGACAGCCTCGATCCCAAAAAGAGCGTCTGGGAGGAAATCTCGGGCGGCAACGACATCATCAAGCTGGGCAAGCGTGAGGTCAATTCACGGGCCTACACCTCGTCCTTCAACTTCAAGGGCGGCGACCAGCAACAGCCGGTGGGCACGCTTTCGGGCGGGCAGCGCAACCGCGTGCATCTGGCCAAGATGCTCAAATCGGGCGCCAACGTTCTGCTGCTCGACGAACCGACCAACGATCTGGACACCGAAACGCTGGCGGCGCTGGAAGAGGCGCTCGAGGAGTTCGCCGGTTGCGCGGTCATCATCTCGCACGATCGTATGTTCCTCGATCGGCTTGCCACCCATATCCTGGCGTTCGAAGGCGACAGCCATGTGGAATGGTTCGAGGGCAATTTCCAGGATTACGAGGCCGACAAAGTTCGGCGTCTGGGCCCGGATTCGGTCAACCCCAAGCGGGTGAGCTACAAGCCGCTGACGCGGTAG
- the rsmH gene encoding 16S rRNA (cytosine(1402)-N(4))-methyltransferase RsmH → MGEPQSSHESVLLSEVLTALSPLDGARVVDGTFGAGGYSRALLEEGAHVTGIDRDPTVAPFADALTSEFPDRFVFVAGPFSELDTLVGEQQVDGVVLDIGVSSMQLDQAERGFSFMRSGPLDMRMGREGETAADLVNTLSETDLGNLIFAFGEERASRRIAKAIVEARKSAPITDTLALAQLIEKTVGRKPGAPHPATRTFQGLRIAVNGEFDQLVAALFAAERILPEGGRLAVVTFHSLEDRIVKRFFDQTKTAAPQSRHLPYSAPIEACWAPVRKPVKAGKDEVGRNPRARSATLRSGVRTAIAARPERAAGLGVPGFRRGVA, encoded by the coding sequence ATGGGCGAGCCACAATCCTCTCATGAATCGGTGTTGCTGAGCGAGGTGCTGACAGCGCTTTCGCCGCTCGATGGCGCGCGCGTGGTGGATGGCACATTCGGGGCAGGCGGGTATTCCCGGGCGCTGCTTGAAGAGGGTGCGCATGTGACCGGGATCGATCGCGATCCGACGGTGGCGCCGTTCGCAGACGCGCTCACGAGCGAGTTTCCCGACCGCTTCGTATTTGTTGCCGGGCCGTTTTCCGAGCTCGATACCCTGGTTGGCGAACAGCAGGTCGATGGCGTCGTGCTCGATATCGGAGTGAGCTCCATGCAGCTCGATCAGGCCGAGCGCGGCTTTTCGTTCATGCGGTCTGGACCTCTGGACATGCGGATGGGTCGGGAAGGCGAAACGGCGGCCGATCTCGTCAACACCTTGAGCGAAACCGATCTGGGCAATCTGATCTTTGCATTTGGCGAGGAGCGGGCTTCGCGCCGCATTGCCAAGGCAATCGTCGAAGCGCGCAAGAGCGCGCCGATCACCGATACGCTGGCGCTGGCACAGTTGATCGAAAAGACCGTGGGGCGCAAGCCGGGTGCGCCGCATCCGGCGACGCGTACGTTCCAGGGATTGCGGATTGCGGTCAATGGCGAGTTCGACCAGCTGGTCGCGGCGCTCTTTGCCGCCGAGCGCATCCTTCCCGAAGGCGGGCGGCTGGCGGTCGTGACATTCCATTCGCTCGAGGACCGGATCGTCAAACGGTTCTTTGACCAGACCAAGACCGCGGCGCCCCAGTCGCGGCACCTGCCGTATTCGGCGCCGATCGAGGCGTGCTGGGCGCCGGTGCGCAAGCCCGTCAAGGCTGGCAAAGACGAGGTGGGGCGCAACCCGCGGGCGCGTTCAGCGACCCTGCGCAGCGGTGTGCGAACGGCGATCGCGGCGCGGCCGGAACGGGCCGCGGGACTGGGCGTGCCAGGCTTCAGGAGGGGTGTGGCATGA
- the katA gene encoding catalase KatA, which produces MSDKPTMTTSAGAPVPDNQNSITAGPRGPVLMQDYQLIEKLAHQNRERIPERVVHAKGWGAHGTLKITGDISKYTRAKALQPGAETPLILRFSTVAGELGAADAERDVRGFAIKFYTEEGNWDLVGNNTPVFFVRDPLKFPDFIHTQKRHPKTNLRSATAMWDFWSLSPESLHQVTILMSDRGLPVAPMFMNGYGSHTYSFWNDNGERFWVKFHFKTQQGHKHYTNEEAEKVIGSTRESYQEELFGAIEKGEFPRWTVQVQIMPEADAEKTSYNPFDLTKVWPHAEYPPIEIGVLELNRNAENYFAEIEQVAFSPSNIVPGIGHSPDKMLQARVFSYADAHRYRLGTHYEALPVNAPKCPVHHYHRDGQMNFYGGIKTGNPEAYYEPNSFNGPAEDKSVQEPPLKISGDADRYNHREGNDDFSQPRALFNLFDEGQKKRLFSNIAAAMGDAPDEIKERQCKLFDQVHPEYGAGVRAALAAGKTERPAAISAAE; this is translated from the coding sequence ATGTCCGACAAACCGACAATGACGACCAGCGCGGGCGCGCCGGTTCCCGACAACCAGAATTCGATCACTGCCGGACCGCGCGGCCCGGTGCTGATGCAGGACTACCAGCTGATCGAAAAGCTGGCGCACCAGAACCGCGAGCGGATCCCCGAGCGCGTGGTGCACGCCAAGGGCTGGGGTGCTCACGGCACGCTCAAGATCACCGGTGATATTTCGAAATATACGCGCGCCAAGGCGCTGCAGCCGGGTGCGGAAACGCCGCTTATCCTGCGGTTTTCGACCGTTGCGGGCGAATTGGGCGCCGCCGACGCCGAGCGCGACGTGCGCGGCTTTGCCATCAAGTTCTATACCGAAGAGGGCAATTGGGACCTGGTGGGCAACAACACGCCGGTGTTCTTCGTGCGCGATCCGCTGAAGTTCCCCGACTTCATCCACACCCAGAAGCGGCATCCCAAGACCAATCTGCGTTCGGCGACCGCCATGTGGGACTTCTGGTCGCTTTCGCCCGAAAGCCTGCATCAGGTGACGATCCTGATGAGCGACCGCGGCCTGCCTGTCGCGCCGATGTTCATGAACGGGTACGGAAGCCACACCTATTCGTTCTGGAACGACAATGGCGAGCGGTTCTGGGTGAAGTTCCACTTCAAGACCCAGCAGGGCCACAAGCACTACACCAATGAAGAGGCCGAAAAGGTCATCGGCTCGACCCGCGAAAGCTACCAGGAAGAGCTTTTCGGTGCGATCGAAAAAGGCGAGTTCCCGCGCTGGACGGTGCAGGTGCAGATCATGCCCGAGGCCGATGCGGAAAAGACTTCCTACAATCCGTTCGACCTCACCAAGGTGTGGCCGCATGCCGAATATCCGCCGATCGAGATCGGCGTGCTCGAGCTTAACCGCAATGCCGAGAACTATTTCGCGGAAATCGAGCAGGTTGCGTTCTCGCCGTCCAACATCGTTCCCGGGATCGGACATTCGCCCGATAAGATGCTGCAGGCGCGCGTGTTCTCATATGCCGACGCGCATCGCTATCGTCTGGGCACCCATTACGAGGCACTGCCGGTCAACGCACCGAAATGTCCGGTTCATCACTATCATCGCGATGGCCAGATGAATTTCTATGGCGGGATCAAGACGGGCAATCCGGAAGCCTATTACGAGCCCAACAGCTTTAATGGTCCGGCCGAAGACAAGTCCGTCCAGGAGCCGCCGCTCAAGATTTCGGGCGATGCCGACCGGTACAACCACCGCGAAGGCAATGACGATTTCAGCCAGCCGCGGGCCTTGTTCAACCTGTTCGACGAAGGGCAGAAAAAGCGGTTGTTCTCCAATATCGCCGCAGCGATGGGCGATGCTCCCGACGAGATCAAGGAACGTCAGTGCAAGCTGTTCGACCAGGTTCACCCTGAGTATGGCGCAGGCGTGCGGGCTGCCTTGGCGGCCGGCAAGACGGAGCGTCCCGCAGCCATCTCGGCCGCTGAATAA
- a CDS encoding alpha/beta fold hydrolase, whose translation MSEPFSLEIDDAVFTGIEAGEGIPVVFLHAGVCDRRMWENQIEAVAAAGFWGIAYDRRGFGDTTSPDEGFSHLEDLEAVLDALDVHAAVFVGCSMGGALAIDFALANPERTAGLVLVGTSISGARVPHLPPEIMQIANAMEAVEESGDVDAINAVDTHAWLDGPLSESGRVKGEVRALFQAMNGNILRKSEMTREDKPEAAIDRISEIDTPALLVAGDLDFPHIVNRHDDLSEEMENAFAVVIEGTAHLPSLERPDLFNPLLLEFLSMVTGQAEPED comes from the coding sequence ATGAGTGAACCATTCTCGCTTGAAATCGATGACGCCGTCTTCACCGGCATCGAGGCCGGAGAGGGGATTCCGGTGGTGTTCTTGCATGCGGGGGTGTGTGACCGGCGCATGTGGGAGAACCAGATCGAGGCGGTGGCGGCGGCCGGGTTCTGGGGGATTGCCTATGACCGGCGCGGGTTCGGGGACACGACCTCGCCCGACGAAGGATTTTCCCATCTCGAAGATCTCGAAGCGGTGCTTGATGCGCTGGACGTGCATGCCGCGGTGTTTGTCGGCTGCTCGATGGGCGGTGCGCTGGCCATCGATTTCGCGCTGGCCAATCCCGAGCGCACGGCGGGGCTGGTGCTGGTGGGCACCTCGATCAGCGGGGCCAGGGTGCCGCACCTGCCACCCGAGATCATGCAGATCGCCAATGCCATGGAGGCCGTGGAGGAAAGCGGGGATGTCGATGCGATCAACGCGGTCGATACCCATGCCTGGCTCGATGGGCCGCTTTCGGAAAGCGGGCGCGTGAAAGGCGAGGTGCGGGCGCTGTTTCAGGCGATGAACGGCAATATTTTGCGCAAGAGCGAGATGACGCGGGAGGACAAGCCCGAGGCGGCGATCGACCGCATAAGCGAAATCGATACTCCGGCGCTGCTGGTGGCCGGGGACCTCGATTTTCCCCATATCGTCAATCGTCACGACGATCTGTCCGAGGAAATGGAAAACGCCTTTGCGGTGGTAATCGAGGGGACGGCGCATCTGCCCAGTCTGGAGCGTCCCGATCTGTTCAACCCGCTGTTGCTCGAGTTCCTGAGCATGGTGACGGGACAGGCAGAGCCCGAGGACTGA
- a CDS encoding J domain-containing protein has translation MSIWQQIAALLGSFSQGTGLAGGIASILDPDNWAPGGREAAFTMSIIALSAKMAVADGVVSRREVITFHTLVDIPEGADAHVDRFFALAQQDVAGFDSYARKVRKLFADSPATLEHVLDALFEIATADGFVHGDEMAYLEAVSEIFGFDSVRFEQIASQHVLMPSGHRDPYAVLGLAPDVTDDELRRTYRRLVAEHHPDRMVAKGVPEELMGLASAKMASINTAYRDVTRARGTRPALTSTQST, from the coding sequence ATGTCGATCTGGCAGCAAATCGCAGCGCTCCTTGGCTCGTTCTCGCAGGGGACAGGGCTGGCGGGCGGTATTGCCAGCATTCTGGACCCCGACAACTGGGCGCCGGGCGGCCGCGAGGCGGCGTTCACCATGTCGATCATTGCACTTTCGGCCAAGATGGCCGTGGCTGACGGGGTGGTGAGTCGGCGCGAAGTCATCACGTTTCACACGCTTGTGGACATTCCCGAGGGCGCCGACGCGCATGTGGACCGGTTTTTCGCTCTGGCTCAGCAGGATGTGGCCGGGTTCGACAGCTATGCGCGCAAGGTGCGCAAGCTGTTTGCCGACAGTCCGGCGACGCTCGAGCACGTGCTGGACGCGTTGTTCGAGATCGCGACGGCCGATGGGTTCGTGCATGGCGACGAGATGGCCTATCTCGAAGCGGTGAGTGAGATTTTCGGGTTCGATTCCGTGCGTTTCGAGCAGATCGCCTCCCAACACGTGCTGATGCCGTCAGGGCATCGGGACCCATATGCGGTGCTCGGGCTCGCGCCCGACGTGACCGATGACGAGCTGCGCCGGACCTATCGGCGGCTGGTGGCCGAGCACCATCCGGACCGGATGGTTGCCAAGGGCGTGCCCGAGGAATTGATGGGGCTGGCCTCTGCCAAGATGGCGTCGATCAACACCGCCTATCGCGATGTGACCCGGGCGCGGGGCACGCGACCGGCGCTGACTTCGACTCAATCGACTTGA
- a CDS encoding hydrogen peroxide-inducible genes activator, with translation MQTITLRQLHYAQAIAEEGHFGRAAQRCHVTQPALSQQIRLLEDRCQTSLFDRLGKTVTLTPFGREFLAHASRVLSAAVDLETFADMAAGQPARPLRFGLIPTVAPYLLPEILPSLGSDLGDIRFSVSEGKTERLLAALNDGDLDLALIATETDRPNLTSIDLFADPFVLATRSGTNLADPVSLANLPRDKFLLLEEGHCLRDQMVDACALKPDLQGRTFAATSLTTILELVANGYGVTLLPTISLRREEHNKRIEFHTLGAPGAARVLRLVWRANSPYEALYRKIGDIVTKVGETSLRTDLRTSA, from the coding sequence ATGCAAACCATCACCCTGCGCCAGCTCCACTACGCGCAAGCAATTGCCGAAGAAGGCCATTTCGGTCGCGCTGCCCAGCGTTGCCATGTGACTCAGCCCGCGCTTTCCCAGCAAATCCGGCTGCTCGAGGATCGTTGCCAGACCTCTCTTTTCGACAGGCTTGGCAAGACGGTGACGCTCACCCCCTTCGGCCGTGAATTTCTTGCCCACGCCAGCCGCGTCCTGAGCGCCGCCGTCGATCTTGAGACCTTCGCCGACATGGCCGCCGGCCAGCCCGCCCGCCCCTTGCGTTTCGGGCTCATCCCCACCGTCGCGCCTTATCTCCTGCCTGAAATCCTGCCCTCACTGGGGTCCGATCTTGGCGATATCCGCTTCTCGGTCAGCGAGGGCAAGACCGAACGCTTGCTCGCCGCCCTCAACGACGGCGATCTCGATCTCGCGCTCATCGCCACCGAAACCGACCGCCCCAACCTCACCTCGATTGACCTGTTCGCCGATCCGTTCGTGCTTGCCACCCGCAGCGGCACCAACCTGGCTGACCCGGTGAGTCTCGCCAACCTGCCGCGCGACAAGTTCCTGCTGCTCGAAGAGGGCCATTGCCTGCGCGACCAGATGGTCGACGCCTGCGCCCTCAAGCCCGATTTGCAGGGCCGCACCTTCGCCGCCACCTCGTTAACCACTATTCTCGAACTGGTGGCCAATGGCTATGGCGTGACGCTTCTGCCCACCATCAGTTTGCGCCGCGAGGAGCACAACAAGCGCATCGAATTCCACACGCTCGGCGCGCCCGGCGCGGCGCGCGTGCTTCGGCTCGTCTGGCGCGCCAACTCGCCCTACGAGGCGCTCTATCGAAAGATCGGAGACATCGTCACAAAAGTCGGCGAAACAAGCCTGCGGACTGATCTGCGGACCTCGGCCTAA